One Phaseolus vulgaris cultivar G19833 chromosome 4, P. vulgaris v2.0, whole genome shotgun sequence DNA window includes the following coding sequences:
- the LOC137837597 gene encoding BAHD acyltransferase DCR: MAGEVVKKEESLNLKITNKSHVQPEEKIGRKEYQLVTFDLPYLAFYYNQKLLFYKGEDFEGMVQKLKLGLGVVLKEFHQLAGKLGKDEDGVFRVEYDDDMVGVEVVEAVADEIAVDQLTVAESSSNLKELIPYTGILNLEGMHRPLLAVQLTKLKDGLAMGLAFNHAVLDGTATWQFMTSWAELCSGSPSTSAPPFLDRTKARNTRVKLDLSLPEPNEKPTSNGEAKPTLRERIFKFSESKIDKIKSTVNENPPSDGSKPFSTFQALSSHIWRHVSHARNLKPEDYTVFTVFADCRKRVDPPMPESYFGNLIQAIFTVTAAGLLAAHPQQFAASLVQKAIEAHNAKAIDERNKEWESAPKIFEFKDAGVNCVAVGSSPRFKVYDIDFGWGKPENVRSGTNNKFDGMIYLYPGKIGGRSIDVELTLEPEAMGRLEQDKEFLLEA, translated from the exons atggcTGGTGAGGTGGTGAAGAAGGAAGAGTCTCTCAACCTGAAAATCACTAACAAGAGCCATGTGCAACCTGAGGAGAAAATTGGGAGGAAAGAGTACCAGTTGGTCACTTTTGATCTTCCCTACTTGGCCTTCTACTACAACCAGAAGCTACTGTTTTACAAAGGGGAAGACTTTGAGGGCATGGTTCAGAAGCTGAAACTTGGACTTGGTGTAGTCCTGAAGGAGTTCCATCAACTAGCTGGAAAGTTAGGGAAAGATGAAGATGGGGTGTTTAGGGTTGAGTATGATGATGACATGGTTGGTGTGGAGGTTGTTGAAGCTGTTGCTGATGAGATTGCTGTGGATCAACTAACTGTGGCTGAAAGTAGCAGCAATCTGAAGGAGCTCATACCTTATACAGGTATCTTAAACTTGGAAGGCATGCATAGACCCTTGCTGGCAGTTCAG TTAACGAAGCTGAAAGATGGGCTTGCAATGGGCCTAGCATTCAACCACGCGGTCTTGGATGGGACTGCCACGTGGCAATTCATGACCTCATGGGCCGAGCTTTGCAGCGGCTCACCCTCCACGTCAGCACCACCGTTCCTGGACCGGACAAAGGCCCGGAACACGCGAGTGAAGCTGGACCTCTCACTGCCGGAGCCCAACGAAAAACCAACTTCCAACGGCGAGGCAAAGCCCACTCTCAGGGAAAGGATATTCAAATTCTCCGAGTCAAAGATCGACAAGATCAAGTCAACGGTCAACGAGAACCCTCCATCGGACGGCTCAAAACCGTTCTCAACATTTCAGGCTCTTTCCTCCCATATTTGGCGCCATGTAAGCCATGCACGTAACCTGAAGCCGGAGGATTACACCGTGTTCACCGTCTTTGCCGACTGCCGGAAGCGGGTTGACCCACCTATGCCGGAGAGTTACTTCGGAAACCTAATTCAGGCTATATTTACCGTTACGGCGGCTGGACTTTTAGCAGCCCATCCGCAGCAATTTGCAGCTTCATTGGTGCAGAAGGCCATTGAAGCTCACAATGCAAAAGCTATTGATGAACGAAATAAGGAGTGGGAAAGTGCACCCAAGATCTTTGAATTCAAAGATGCAGGGGTGAATTGTGTGGCAGTGGGAAGCTCCCCAAGGTTCAAGGTTTATGACATTGATTTTGGGTGGGGAAAGCCAGAGAATGTGAGGAGTGGAACAAATAACAAGTTTGATGGGATGATTTATTTGTATCCAGGGAAGATTGGAGGAAGGAGCATCGATGTGGAACTAACCTTGGAGCCTGAGGCTATGGGGAGGTTGGAACAAGACAAGGAGTTTCTTTTGGAAGCATAA